A part of Entelurus aequoreus isolate RoL-2023_Sb linkage group LG10, RoL_Eaeq_v1.1, whole genome shotgun sequence genomic DNA contains:
- the LOC133659131 gene encoding olfactory receptor 6B1-like → MSSTNVTRIRHFFLLGFAGLPLKYYALLSVLLLVVFLAIAGGNTFIIILVKMDRLLHKPTYLIFCHLALTDLAFGTVTLPRIIWKYWVGDSLISFPACFVQMYFVHFLGATHSFILMVMALDRLLAVCLPLRYVAIFTNTTVTVLCGASWLMPVIWMVSVVLDALTLPYCGSNVIVQCYCDHIGIMALSCEDTQEVESVAFGLAMFSLLFPLTFVIASYLVIIVTVMRVCSPNSRMKALSTCTPQLLITCLYYMPRCFVYMANNVGFTFSVPLRITVIMTYSLLPAAVNPLIYCFKTQHIKETLKKKFCSSKIRA, encoded by the coding sequence ATGTCTTCCACCAATGTGACCAGGATACGACACTTCTTCCTCCTTGGTTTTGCGGGCCTTCCGCTAAAGTACTACGCCCTGTTGTCCGTCTTGCTTCTTGTTGTCTTCCTGGCCATAGCGGGCGGGAACACGTTCATTATAATCCTCGTTAAGATGGACCGGCTCCTGCACAAGCCCACGTATTTGATCTTCTGCCACCTGGCGTTGACCGACTTGGCCTTCGGCACCGTGACCCTGCCCAGGATCATCTGGAAGTACTGGGTGGGGGACAGCCTCATTTCTTTCCCCGCCTGCtttgttcagatgtactttgtccACTTCCTGGGCGCCACGCACTCCTTCATCTTGATGGTGATGGCTCTGGATCGCCTCCTGGCTGTCTGCCTGCCCTTGCGTTACGTCGCCATCTTCACCAACACCACCGTGACCGTGCTGTGCGGCGCCTCCTGGTTGATGCCCGTCATCTGGATGGTGAGCGTGGTGCTGGATGCCCTGACGCTGCCGTACTGCGGGTCGAATGTGATCGTGCAGTGCTACTGCGACCACATCGGCATCATGGCGCTGAGTTGCGAGGACACGCAGGAGGTGGAGTCGGTGGCCTTCGGTCTGGCCATGTTCAGCCTGCTCTTCCCTTTAACGTTCGTCATCGCGTCCTACTTGGTCATCATCGTGACCGTGATGAGGGTGTGCAGCCCCAACAGCCGCATGAAGGCGCTGTCCACGTGCACGCCGCAGCTGCTGATCACGTGTCTCTACTACATGCCCAGGTGCTTCGTGTACATGGCCAACAACGTGGGCTTCACCTTCAGCGTACCCCTCCGTATCACGGTCATCATGACGTACAGTCTCTTGCCCGCCGCCGTCAACCCGCTCATCTACTGCTTCAAAACGCAGCACATTAAGGAGACTCTGAAAAAGAAGTTCTGTAGTAGCAAAATAAGAGCATGA
- the hmgb1b gene encoding high mobility group protein B1b: protein MGKDPKKPRGKMSSYAYFVQTCREEHKKKHPEASVNFAEFSKKCSERWKTMSPKEKGKFEDMAKQDKVRYEAEMKNYIPPKGQKMKRFKDPNAPKRPPSAFFLFCGDFRPKVKGETPGLSIGDTAKKLGEMWNGSSMEEKQPYEKKAAKLKEKYDKDIMAYRTKGKVDSSSAPAAAVATAAADDDDEDDDEGEDEDEDDEDDE from the exons ATGGGTAAGGATCCAAAGAAGCCCCGGGGCAAGATGTCCTCCTACGCCTACTTTGTGCAAACATGCCGAGAGGAGCACAAGAAGAAGCATCCCGAGGCCAGCGTCAACTTTGCGGAGTTCTCCAAGAAATGCTCAGAGCGATGGAAG ACAATGTCCCCGAAAGAGAAAGGCAAATTTGAAGATATGGCCAAGCAGGACAAGGTGCGCTACGAGGCAGAGATGAAGAACTATATTCCGCCTAAGGGACAGAAGATGAAGCGGTTTAAGGACCCCAACGCCCCTAAGAGACCTCC GTCCGCGTTCTTCCTCTTTTGCGGGGACTTTCGCCCCAAGGTGAAGGGCGAGACTCCGGGGCTGTCCATCGGCGACACGGCGAAGAAGTTGGGAGAGATGTGGAACGGCTCGTCCATGGAGGAAAAGCAGCCGTACGAGAAGAAGGCGGCCAAGTTGAAGGAGAAGTACGACAAG GACATCATGGCCTACCGCACAAAGGGCAAAGTAGACTCCAGCTCCGCTCCGGCGGCGGCAGTAGCGACGGCAGCGGCAGATGACGACGACGAGGACGATGATGAGGGAGAGGATGAGGACGAGGATGACGAGGATGACGAGTAG